In Bubalus bubalis isolate 160015118507 breed Murrah chromosome 3, NDDB_SH_1, whole genome shotgun sequence, a genomic segment contains:
- the LOC112583521 gene encoding keratin-associated protein 4-9-like — protein sequence MVSSCCGSVCSDQSCGRSLCLETCCRPSCCQTTCCRTTCCRPSCGVSSCCRPVCCQPTCRRPTCCISSCYRPSCCGSSCGSSCCRPTCCISSCYRPSCCASSCGSSCCRPTCCISSCCRPRCCQPVCCQPTCSRISSCCRPSCCGSACCLRPVCGRVSCHTTCYRPTCVISTCPRPVCCPSSCC from the coding sequence ATGGTCAGCTCCTGTTGTGGCTCCGTCTGCTCTGACCAGAGCTGTGGTCGAAGTCTCTGCCTGGAGACCTGCTGCCGGCCCAGCTGCTGCCAGACCACCTGCTGCAGGACCACCTGCTGCCGCCCCAGCTGTGGTGTGTCCAGCTGCTGCCGCCCAGTCTGCTGCCAGCCCACCTGCCGTCGCCCCACCTGCTGCATCTCTAGCTGCTACCGCCCCTCCTGCTGTGGGTCCAGCTGTGGGTCCAGCTGCTGCAGGCCTACCTGCTGCATCTCCAGCTGCTACCGCCCCTCCTGCTGTGCGTCCAGCTGTGGGTCCAGCTGCTGCAGGCCTACCTGCTGCATCTCCAGCTGCTGCAGGCCCCGGTGCTGCCAGCCTGTGTGCTGCCAGCCCACCTGCTCCCGCATCTCCAGCTGCTGCCGCCCCTCTTGCTGTGGCTCCGCCTGCTGCCTGCGCCCAGTGTGTGGCCGGGTCTCCTGCCACACCACTTGCTATCGCCCCACCTGTGTCATCTCCACCTGCCCCCGCCCAGTGTGCTGTCCCTCCTCTTGCTGCTGA
- the LOC112583522 gene encoding keratin-associated protein 4-7-like — translation MVSSCCGSVCSDQSCGRSLCQETCCRPSCCQTTCCRTTCCRPSCGVSSCGHPVCCQPTCRRPTCCISSCYRPSCCGSSCGSSCCRPTCCISSCYRPSCCGSSCGSSCCRPTCCISSCYRPSCCGSSCGSSCCRPTCCISSCCRPQCCQPVCCQPTCSRISSCCRPSCCGSGCCLRPVCGRVSCHTTCYRPTCVISTCPRPVCCPSSCC, via the coding sequence ATGGTCAGCTCCTGTTGTGGCTCTGTCTGCTCTGACCAGAGCTGTGGCCGAAGTCTCTGCCAGGAGACCTGCTGCCGCCCCAGCTGCTGCCAGACCACCTGCTGCAGGACCACCTGCTGCCGCCCCAGCTGTGGTGTGTCCAGCTGCGGCCACCCAGTCTGCTGCCAGCCCACCTGCCGTCGCCCCACCTGCTGCATCTCTAGCTGCTACCGCCCCTCCTGCTGTGGGTCCAGCTGTGGGTCCAGCTGCTGCAGGCCTACCTGCTGCATCTCTAGCTGCTACCGCCCCTCCTGCTGTGGGTCCAGCTGTGGGTCCAGCTGCTGCAGGCCTACCTGCTGCATCTCTAGCTGCTACCGCCCCTCCTGCTGTGGGTCCAGCTGTGGCTCCAGCTGCTGCAGGCCTACCTGCTGCATCTCCAGCTGCTGCAGGCCCCAGTGCTGCCAGCCTGTGTGCTGCCAGCCCACCTGCTCCCGCATCTCCAGCTGCTGCCGCCCCTCTTGCTGTGGCTCCGGCTGCTGCCTGCGCCCAGTGTGTGGCCGGGTCTCCTGCCACACCACTTGCTATCGCCCCACCTGTGTCATCTCCACCTGCCCCCGCCCCGTGTGCTGTCCCTCCTCTTGCTGCTGA
- the LOC102391238 gene encoding keratin-associated protein 4-9-like produces MVSSCCGSVCSDQSCGRSLCLETCCRPSCCQTTCCRTTCCRPSCGVSSCCRPVCCQPTCRRPTCCISSCYRPSCCGSSCGSSCCRPTCCISSCYRPSCCASSCGSSCCRPTCCISSCCRPQCCQPVCCQPTCSRISSCCRPSCCGSSCCRPSCCLRPVCGRVSCHTTCYRPTCVISTCPSPMCCPSSCC; encoded by the coding sequence ATGGTCAGCTCCTGTTGTGGCTCCGTCTGCTCTGACCAGAGCTGTGGTCGAAGTCTCTGCCTGGAGACCTGCTGCCGGCCCAGCTGCTGCCAGACCACCTGCTGCAGGACCACCTGCTGCCGCCCCAGCTGTGGTGTGTCCAGCTGCTGCCGCCCAGTCTGCTGCCAGCCCACCTGCCGTCGCCCCACCTGCTGCATCTCTAGCTGCTACCGCCCCTCCTGCTGTGGGTCCAGCTGTGGCTCCAGCTGCTGCAGGCCTACCTGCTGCATCTCTAGCTGCTACCGCCCCTCCTGCTGTGCGTCCAGCTGTGGTTCCAGCTGCTGCAGGCCTACTTGCTGCATCTCCAGCTGCTGCAGGCCCCAGTGCTGCCAGCCTGTGTGCTGCCAGCCCACCTGCTCCCGCATCTCCAGCTGCTGCCGCCCCTCTTGCTGTGGCTCCAGCTGCTGCCGCCCGAGCTGCTGCCTGCGCCCAGTGTGTGGCCGGGTCTCCTGCCACACCACTTGCTATCGCCCCACCTGTGTCATCTCCACCTGCCCCAGCCCCATGTGCTGTCCCTCCTCTTGCTGCTGA